The Chlorocebus sabaeus isolate Y175 chromosome 6, mChlSab1.0.hap1, whole genome shotgun sequence genome has a segment encoding these proteins:
- the LOC119621842 gene encoding olfactory receptor 10H3, with amino-acid sequence MLKNSRVNTVSMPGQNYSTMSEFILFGFSAFPQQLLPVLFLLYLLMFLFTLLGNLLIMATIWIEHRLHTPMYLFLCALSISEILFTVAITPRMLADLLSTHRSITFVSCASQMFFSFMFGFTHSFLLMVMGYDRYVAICHPLRYNVLMSPRDCAHLVAWTWAGGSVMGMMVTMIVFHLTFCGSNVIHHFVCHVLSLLKLACGNKTSSVIMGVMLVCVTALIGCLFLIILSYVFIVAAILRIPSAAGRHKTFSTCVSHLTVVVTHYSFASLIYLKPKGFHSMYSDALMATTYTVFTPFLSPIIFSLRNKELKNAIKKNFFRKFCPLSS; translated from the exons ATGTTAAAGAACAGCAGAGTTA ATACAGTATCCATGCCGGGTCAGAACTACAGCACCATGTCTGAATTTATCCTCTTTGGCTTCTCAGCCTTCCCCCAGCAGCTCCTGCCCGTCTTGTTCCTGCTGTACCTCCTGATGTTCCTGTTCACGTTGCTTGGCAACCTTCTCATCATGGCCACAATCTGGATTGAACACAGACTCCACACACCCATGTACCTCTTCTTGTGTGCCCTCTCCATCTCTGAGATTCTGTTCACTGTTGCCATCACCCCTCGCATGCTGGCCGATCTGCTCTCCACGCATCGTTCCATCACCTTTGTGTCTTGTGCCAGTCAGATGttcttctccttcatgtttgGCTTCACTCACTCCTTCCTTCTCATGGTCATGGGCTATGATCGTTACGTGGCCATCTGCCACCCACTGCGTTACAACGTGCTCATGAGTCCCCGTGACTGTGCCCATCTTGTGGCCTGGACTTGGGCTGGTGGCTCAGTCATGGGGATGATGGTGACAATGATCGTTTTTCACCTCACTTTCTGTGGGTCTAATGTGATCCACCATTTTGTCTGTCATGTACTTTCCCTCTTGAAGTTGGCCTGTGGGAACAAGACATCATCTGTCATCAtgggtgtgatgctggtgtgtgTCACAGCCCTGATAGGCTGTTTATTCCTCATCATCCTCTCCTATGTCTTCATTGTGGCTGCCATCTTGAGGATTCCCTCTGCTGCGGGCCGGCACAAGACTTTCTCCACATGTGTATCCCACCTCACTGTGGTGGTCACGCACTATAGTTTTGCCTCCCTTATCTACCTCAAGCCCAAGGGCTTCCATTCTATGTACAGTGACGCCTTGATGGCCACCACCTATACTGTCTTCACCCCCTTCCTTAGCCCAATCATTTTCAGCTTAAGGAACAAGGAGCTGAAGAATGccataaaaaaaaactttttcagaaagttctgCCCTCTAAGCTCCTAA
- the LOC103234088 gene encoding olfactory receptor 10H5 encodes MLGLNYTSTSEFILVGFSAFPHLQLMLFLLFLLMYLFTLLGNLLIMATVWSQRSLHTPMYLFLCALSVSEILYTVAIIPRMLADLLSAQRSIAFLACASQMFFSFSFGFTHSFLLTVMGYDRYVAICRPLRYNVLMSPRGGACLMGCSWAGGSVMGLVVTTAIFHLTFCGPSEIHHFFCHVPPLLKLACGDDVLVVAKGVGSVCITALLGCFLLILLSYAFIVAAILKIPSAEGRNKAFSTCASHLTVVVVHYGFASVIYLKPKGPQSLEGDTLMGITYTVLTPFLSPIIFSLRNKELKVAMVAMKKTFFATLFPQNC; translated from the coding sequence ATGCTGGGGCTAAACTACACCTCCACGTCTGAATTCATCCTCGTGGGCTTCTCCGCCTTCCCCCACCTCCAGCTGATGCTCTTCCTGCTGTTCCTGCTGATGTACCTGTTCACACTGCTGGGCAACCTGCTCATCATGGCCACCGTCTGGAGCCAGCGAAGCCTCCACACGCCCATGTACCTCTTCCTGTGCGCCCTCTCCGTCTCCGAGATCCTCTACACCGTGGCCATCATCCCGCGCATGCTGGCCGACCTGCTGTCCGCACAGCGCTCCATCGCCTTCCTGGCCTGTGCCAGTCAGATGTTCTTCTCCTTCAGCTTCGGCTTCACCCACTCCTTCCTGCTCACCGTCATGGGCTACGACCGCTACGTGGCCATCTGCCGCCCCCTGCGCTACAACGTGCTCATGAGCCCGCGGGGCGGCGCCTGCCTGATGGGCTGCTCCTGGGCTGGCGGCTCCGTCATGGGGCTGGTGGTGACCACGGCCATTTTCCACCTCACCTTCTGTGGACCCAGTGAGATCCACCATTTCTTCTGCCACGTACCACCTCTGTTGAAGTTGGCCTGTGGAGACGATGTGCTGGTGGTGGCCAAAGGCGTGGGCTCAGTGTGTATCACGGCCCTGCTGGGCTgttttctcctcatcctcctctcctATGCCTTCATCGTGGCCGCCATCTTGAAGATCCCTTCTGCTGAAGGCCGGAACAAGGCCTTCTCCACCTGTGCCTCTCACCTCACTGTGGTGGTTGTGCACTATGGCTTTGCCTCTGTGATTTACCTGAAGCCCAAAGGTCCTCAGTCTCTGGAAGGTGACACCTTGATGGGCATCACCTACACGGTCCTCACGCCGTTCCTCAGCCCCATCATCTTCAGCCTCAGGAACAAGGAGCTGAAGGTTGCCATGGTCGCCATGAAGAAGACCTTCTTCGCTACACTGTTTCCACAGAATTGCTGA